The following are encoded together in the Chaetodon trifascialis isolate fChaTrf1 chromosome 3, fChaTrf1.hap1, whole genome shotgun sequence genome:
- the ccdc51 gene encoding mitochondrial potassium channel, translated as MRYKGAQIFLWARGSCCVSRISVPGSLHGRITLVRTYSTHHQPGSPPPTNPGPPDGKGGAEVVKERALAALQNAGEVGRHLGQRLAQTATASVNYWWERYEEFVGLNEVRIAQTKVTEAEAAFMVARGMVREAHVSLEALQVRLKEVRDRLDRVSREEAHYLELATLEHKLLQEERRLRTAYENAEGSEREKFALFSASVRESHEKERTRAERTKNWSLIGSVLGALIGVVGSTYINRVRLQELKSLLLEAQKGPESLQEALRVQAGNHRSQQDELRTLIDSLRLTLNDSVAQAEIILQNKPGSTTHSPTVPLSALKDLRLSSQKTESLLDSLPPQLGQLEQGLGRVEGELFEVKKLLETRPQVGPQAGLPQVAEPERPERPERPERSERSERRDQWESEVVVRHLEETQRTLGERIRTNTLYNAVFTYTATAITVSAVYLLLRGTG; from the exons ATGAG GTACAAAGGAGCTCAGATCTTTCTCTGGGCTCGTGGCTCTTGCTGTGTGTCCCGCATCTCTGTGCCTGGATCTCTGCATGGCAGAATCACTTTGGTCCGAACGTACAGCACTCACCATCAGCCTGGCTCCCCACCACCCACTAACCCCGGCCCTCCTGATGGGAAGGGTGGAGCCGAGGTGGTGAAGGAGCGTGCCCTCGCTGCCTTACAG aaTGCAGGTGAGGTGGGGCGGCACTTGGGTCAGAGGTTGGCTCAGACAGCCACCGCCTCAGTCAACTACTGGTGGGAGAGGTACGAGGAGTTTGTCGGACTCAACGAGGTCCGCATCGCCCAGACCAAGGTCACTGAG GCTGAGGCAGCGTTCATGGTGGCCAGAGGGATGGTGCGTGAGGCTCATGTTAGCCTGGAGGCCCTGCAGGTCAGGCTGAAGGAGGTCAGAGACCGGCTGGACAGAGTCTCCAGGGAGGAGGCTCACTACCTGGAGCTCGCCACACTCGagcacaaactgctgcag GAGGAGCGTCGACTCCGGACGGCGTATGAGAACGCAGAAGGTTCAGAGAGGGAGAAGTTCGCCTTGTTCTCAGCGAGCGTCAGAGAGAGCCACGAGAAGGAGAGGACGAGAGCGGAACGCACCAAGAACTGGTCCCTCATCGGCTCGGTGCTCGGAGCCCTGATCGGGGTCGTGGGGTCAACATACATTAACCGCGTCCGCCTGCAG GAGCTGAAgagtctgctgctggaggcccaGAAGGGTCCAGAGAGCCTGCAGGAAGCCCTCAGAGTCCAGGCTGGAAACCATCGGTCCCAGCAGGACGAGCTCCGAACCCTCATCGACAGCCTCAGACTCACTCTGAATGACAGCGTCGCACAGGCGGAGATCATCCTTCAGAACAAGCCAGGTTCAACCACACACTCGCCCACGGTGCCTCTTTCAGCCTTAAAAGACCTTCGTCTTAGCAGCCAAAAGACAGAGTCCCTCCTGGACTCCCTCCCGCCACAACTGGGACAACTGGAGCAGGGACTCGGTAGAGTTGAGGGCGAACTGTTTGAGGTGAAGAAGCTGCTGGAAACCAGACCACAGGTTGGACCACAGGCTGGTCTGCCACAGGTGGCAGAGCCAGAGAGACCAGAGAGACCAGAGAGACCAGAGAGATCAGAGAGATCAGAGAGACGGGACCAGTGGGAGTCTGAGGTGGTGGTGAGGCATCTGGAGGAGACCCAGAGGACGCTGGGTGAAAGAATAAGGACCAACACTCTTTATAACGCTGTGTTTACCTACACTGCCACGGCCATCACCGTCTCTGCCGTGTacctgctgctcagaggaaCTGGTTAG
- the tma7 gene encoding translation machinery-associated protein 7 has translation MSGREGGKKKPLKAPKKQSKELDDDDVAFKQRQKEEQKALEVMKAKASGKGPLGSSGIKKSGKK, from the exons ATGTCTGGAAGAGAAG GAGGCAAAAAGAAACCGCTGAAGGCGCCCAAGAAACAGTCCAAGGAACTGGATGAC GATGATGTGGCTTTCAAGCAGAGGCAAAAGGAAGAACAGAAGGCCTTGGAGGTGATGAAGGCCAAAGCTTCAGGAAAAGGACCTCTAG gCAGCAGTGGCATCAAGAAATCGGGCAAGAAGTAA
- the dnase1l4.1 gene encoding deoxyribonuclease 1 like 4, tandem duplicate 1 — protein MKIASFNIQKFGKSKVSDPDVLNILVKIVSRYDIIVILEVVDISGESVETLLNELNKANRKHHYTLKISSRLGRTRYKEQFMFLYRDDMVDLVGSYQFDDQVTEGGDVFARDPYILRFRCLNTVLKDLVMIPVHTKPDDSETELDELYDVFQHVKKKWSTDNMMILGDFNADGLYVSKKDMKNIRIRSDTNFHWLIGDDVDTTASNRNDHTYDRIVVYGDDMLEAVVPNSAKPFNFQTAYRLSEEQALKVSDHYPVEVELKSMSKATHVEDGWDEQQLDPQRLVVVDEDLLELKRGNLLLEREKLSLEIQMLRAKMAKLNRGDEA, from the exons ATGAAAATAGCATCTTTTAACATCCAGAAGTTTGGAAAAAGCAAAGTGTCTGACCCTGATGTCCTGAATATCCTGGTTAAG ATCGTGTCTCGATACGACATCATTGTGATCCTGGAGGTGGTGGACATCAGCGGAGAGTCTGTAGAAACCTTGCTGAATGAACTCAACAA AGCCAACAGGAAGCATCACTATACTCTGAAGATCAGCAGTCGCCTGGGTCGAACACGCTACAAGGAACAGTTCATGTTCCTGTACAG ggatGACATGGTGGACTTGGTGGGTTCCTATCAGTTTGATGACCAGGTGACTGAGGGAGGAGACGTTTTCGCTAGAGATCCTTACATCCTGCGATTCAGATGCCTCAACACAG TGCTGAAAGACCTCGTGATGATCCCAGTTCACACCAAACCAGACGACTCGGAGACGGAGCTGGATGAGCTCTACGATGTCTTCCAGCACGTCAAGAAGAAGTGGAGTACTGAT AACATGATGATCCTGGGCGACTTCAATGCGGACGGTCTGTACGTCTCCAAAAAGGACATGAAGAACATCCGTATCCGTAGCGACACAAACTTCCACTGGCTGATTGGAGATGATGTCGACACCACGGCCAGCAACCGAAACGACCACACATAcgacag GATAGTTGTTTACGGCGACGACATGCTCGAGGCTGTGGTACCGAACTCGGCCAAACCTTTCAACTTCCAGACGGCGTACAGACTCAGCGAGGAGCAG GCTCTGAAGGTGAGCGACCATTACCctgtggaggtggagctcaAGTCCATGAGTAAGGCAACACATGTAGAGGATG GTTGGGATGAGCAGCAGCTTGACCCGCAGCGGCTTGTGGTCGTGGACGAGGATCTGCTGGAGCTGAAGAGAGGaaacctgctgctggagagggagaagcTCAGCCTGGAGATCCAGATGCTCCGGGCGAAGATGGCCAAGCTAAATCGTGGAGATGAAGCTTAA